A section of the Pseudomonas prosekii genome encodes:
- a CDS encoding YceK/YidQ family lipoprotein produces MVRKVILLTLIASLGGCMATAMRMDYDKHRCPYIGLRYDWWLVGTSKGKLIPFLLIDAPFSLVVDTVFFPFEYQYSCNI; encoded by the coding sequence GTGGTTCGAAAAGTGATTCTGCTAACCCTGATTGCCAGTCTAGGTGGGTGTATGGCCACCGCTATGCGGATGGATTACGACAAACATCGCTGTCCCTACATCGGGCTGCGATATGACTGGTGGCTCGTGGGTACTTCGAAAGGAAAGCTAATTCCTTTTTTGCTGATCGACGCACCATTCTCATTGGTGGTAGATACAGTATTTTTTCCCTTCGAATATCAGTACAGCTGCAATATCTAA
- a CDS encoding YceK/YidQ family lipoprotein, with protein sequence MLTLITSQLGGCAWLGAVTNPPYDCYDGVKGEYVLAQFLGPLVIIDLPFTFVADTASLPFCWY encoded by the coding sequence ATGTTGACTTTGATCACATCCCAACTCGGTGGTTGCGCTTGGCTTGGGGCAGTCACCAACCCTCCGTATGATTGCTACGATGGTGTCAAGGGTGAGTACGTGCTCGCGCAGTTTCTCGGTCCGCTTGTAATCATCGACTTACCATTCACTTTCGTAGCTGATACGGCCTCGCTGCCTTTCTGCTGGTACTGA